The proteins below are encoded in one region of Nitrospira sp.:
- a CDS encoding hydrolase — protein sequence MATEDSTGERTAQQRFGTMSRAASFLATQVLSHLNQEMCDFVARQDMVFIATADAQGACDSSFRAGATGFVYVLDQTTLAYPEYRGNGVFASIGNILENAHIGLLFLDFTRTTIGLHVNGRARVLTSQEALELPHVPSAMRNAVQVQGGRRPEAWVIIDVEQAYVHCAKHVPLMQRVDKHIAWGSDDETVKGGNFFAANSISRP from the coding sequence ATGGCGACAGAGGACTCAACGGGAGAACGGACGGCCCAACAGCGATTCGGGACAATGAGTCGCGCAGCCTCGTTTTTGGCTACTCAGGTCTTGTCCCATCTGAACCAGGAAATGTGCGACTTCGTTGCGCGACAGGACATGGTCTTTATCGCCACGGCTGACGCCCAAGGGGCATGCGACAGCTCATTTCGGGCGGGCGCTACCGGGTTTGTCTACGTGCTTGACCAGACCACACTCGCCTACCCCGAATATCGCGGCAACGGCGTGTTTGCCAGTATTGGCAACATACTGGAGAATGCCCACATCGGGCTGCTCTTCTTGGATTTTACCCGCACCACCATCGGACTCCACGTGAACGGCCGAGCCCGTGTGCTCACCTCACAGGAAGCTCTGGAACTCCCTCATGTGCCGTCGGCGATGCGCAATGCGGTCCAGGTACAAGGGGGGCGCCGTCCCGAAGCGTGGGTCATCATCGACGTTGAACAAGCCTATGTGCATTGCGCCAAGCACGTCCCACTCATGCAGCGCGTGGATAAACACATTGCCTGGGGTAGTGATGACGAGACGGTGAAAGGAGGGAACTTTTTCGCCGCCAATTCGATATCCAGGCCGTAG
- a CDS encoding protein CyaE, with protein sequence MLFNSAASITAHPPELPPSPLTIVQAVQFGIDHFPAVRASLARVAAAQSGIDLTRTAYLPRLDMGFQASRATFNNVSGLFFPNAFTQPISGPDLGTRSYSTAWGSIAGATAGWEPFDFGLRARNVETARATERQAAAGAALTQLDVGLGVGDGFFTVAMASQTVEAMKGNLERRRVFKNTVEVLVASGLRPGVDLSRSQAELALAQTQLIQAEQSEEIARATLAEVLGVAGTSIAIQSAPLLTLPAVSSLPEPAPWTHPQAIAQLATADIFRKRQEALDRAWAPRFNLQAALFGRGSGWDNQGNREAGGSGLSPDVPNVAAGLTMTFALFDFATIRAQRSIERHHEHAERATYDQVIQALTGKHAKAVATVRAALKVAENTPVQLSAARDTELQARTRYKTGLATVLEVAEAQQLLVQATIDDALARLGLWRALLGLAGARGDLRPFLELAVGSQEKGP encoded by the coding sequence ATGCTGTTCAACTCGGCCGCTTCAATTACGGCTCACCCTCCAGAGCTACCACCCTCCCCACTGACGATCGTACAGGCCGTACAATTCGGGATCGATCACTTCCCGGCCGTTCGAGCATCGCTCGCTCGCGTGGCTGCCGCTCAGTCGGGCATAGACCTCACCAGAACAGCCTATCTTCCACGCCTGGACATGGGCTTCCAAGCCAGCCGCGCCACCTTCAACAACGTTTCGGGTCTCTTCTTTCCAAATGCATTCACGCAGCCCATTTCTGGACCAGATCTTGGCACACGATCGTATTCGACAGCCTGGGGCAGCATTGCGGGAGCAACAGCGGGATGGGAACCGTTCGATTTCGGACTGCGAGCGCGTAATGTGGAGACTGCGCGGGCAACCGAGCGGCAGGCTGCCGCCGGGGCAGCCCTCACACAGCTCGACGTGGGGCTCGGTGTCGGGGATGGATTCTTCACTGTCGCCATGGCGTCCCAAACCGTAGAGGCCATGAAGGGTAACCTCGAACGCCGGCGTGTGTTCAAAAACACCGTGGAAGTCCTGGTCGCGAGCGGTCTGCGGCCAGGCGTGGATCTGTCTCGATCCCAAGCCGAACTGGCGCTCGCCCAAACCCAACTTATTCAGGCGGAACAGTCTGAAGAAATTGCGCGTGCCACATTAGCCGAGGTACTGGGAGTGGCGGGGACGTCGATTGCGATCCAGAGCGCTCCCTTGCTGACCCTGCCCGCAGTCAGTTCATTGCCAGAGCCGGCGCCTTGGACGCACCCACAAGCAATTGCTCAACTCGCTACCGCCGACATCTTCCGCAAACGTCAAGAAGCTCTTGATCGAGCCTGGGCTCCCCGTTTCAACCTTCAGGCTGCACTGTTCGGGCGCGGCAGTGGGTGGGACAATCAGGGAAACCGGGAAGCAGGGGGTTCGGGTTTGTCGCCCGACGTCCCAAATGTCGCGGCCGGGCTAACGATGACCTTTGCATTGTTCGACTTTGCGACAATCCGCGCGCAGCGCTCAATCGAACGTCATCATGAACACGCTGAACGTGCAACCTATGATCAGGTCATTCAAGCGTTGACCGGGAAACATGCGAAAGCCGTCGCGACAGTCAGGGCCGCCCTGAAGGTAGCTGAGAATACACCTGTCCAACTAAGCGCAGCCCGCGACACTGAACTACAAGCCCGCACACGGTACAAGACCGGTTTAGCGACGGTATTAGAGGTCGCTGAAGCACAGCAGTTGTTGGTCCAGGCTACGATAGACGACGCACTCGCTCGTTTGGGCCTCTGGCGAGCCTTGCTGGGGCTCGCTGGAGCAAGGGGCGACCTACGGCCGTTTCTGGAGTTAGCCGTTGGGTCACAAGAGAAAGGTCCTTGA